Sequence from the bacterium genome:
CTGCAGGGGACCACGGGCGCCCCCTACGCCGACGCCGAGACGCGCAGGCGCCGACTGGAGCTGGAGAAAGACAAGCCCGCCGAGACCACGGACCCCCTGGCCTCCGTCCTGGCCGAGCTCGCCCTAGGCCCGCCCTTCCTGGCGGTGTACGAACAGGAGCTGGGCGACCCGGTCACCGGCGAGGTCCGCCGAACCACCCAGCTCGCCTGCTTCGTCCTGCGCAACATGGTCGGCTACACCTTCGTGGCCAGCATGCCCACCGAGCGCTTCGAGAGCAGCCTCTGGGACATGACGGGCATCTTCCAGTCGCTGCAGATTCCCACCCTGGAAGGCGGCAGCTTCTCCAGCTCCGGGGCCCTGAACATGGACCCCCAGACCACCGGGGTCATCGTGGGGAAGGTTTTGATCCGGGGCACGCCGGTGCCCGGGGCCTCGGTCCTACTGTACCGGACGGAGGAGGACTACCGCGCGGGCAGGGTCTACAAGACCTGCACCTCGAACTTCATCGGTGAGTTCCAGCTCATCGGCGTCCCCCCCGGAACCTACTTTTTGTTGGAGGCCACCGCCGATCTGGGCGGCGAGATTCTGTACACCTACCTGCCGGTCACGCAAATCAAAGTGCAGCGCGGTTTCGGCAGCTTTTACAACCTGGAGTTGGACCAAGCACAATGACCGAAAACGGAACGACCGACAATCAGCGCAAGCTCCTGTGGCTCGTGGGGGAGCTTTTGGGCGAGGAGCGCGCCGGGGGGCTGCAGCGCTTTTTGAAAGAGAGCACCCTCCACGCCCTCTTTTTCCTGGCCAGCGAGCGGGGGCTCCTGCCCTACGACACGGCGCCGGTCCTCACCAACTGGCACGGCGACACCCGCTACGTCTGCCTGAGCCAGGAGGGGCTGGAGGACCTGGCCGCCCTGGAGAAGCGGGGGATGCTCCAGCGCCTCGAGCTCACCGGCAGCCACCACGGCTTCTTCTCCGCCTACCGGATGACCGAGGCGGGGCGCGCCGAGGCCGCCCGTTCGACCCCCGCCGTCACCGCCGTCCTCGAGCCGCTCGTCCGCTGCGCCTGCGGCGACCGGTGGGTCTACACCACCGGCAAAGAGCGGGTCTGGCGCTCCTGTCCGAAGTGCGGGATCGAGGAGGATATCGCCTGCCTGAAGATACCCAAACTGCCCTACACCAGCGTCCCCCACTTCCCCAACCTCCTGGAGCTCGGCTTCCCCGGCGAGGTTAGGAAGGATCCCGCCACCTAGAGGAGAGGCCGTGACCGAGACCCACGAGCTCCTGTTCGCCGGCGGCTCCAACTCCCTGGTTATCGGCGAGTGGATCCCCTTCGGCGCGAACTACATAGACCTTTTCAACCGGAAGATCCGCCCCAGCTACGCCCCGGTGGGCAGCACCTTTTTGTCGGAGGAGATAGACCCGCGGCCGGAGGAGGCGACCTTCGAGATTCAGGCGCCGCCCACCGAGCTCATCGTCCGCGAAACGCTGCGCGGCAAGCGCGTGAACCTCTCGGCCCGCCTGGGGTACATCGAAACGGGGGGCGACTTCCAGAACGAGCGGGTCGGGGTCCAGCTCGACGTCTTCGGCCGGGCGATTTACGCCGCCGGCCTGGAGCGCGTGAACGGCCGCCGGGACCGCATCTCCCTCGACTCACTCTCCCCCATCATCGCCGACCTGGTCACCGACACCTCCAAGATGATGACCACGGTCCTGGCCAGCTCCCAGAACCGCCTGATGGAGCTCATCCACCAGGGCTACTCCGACGAGCGGGACAAGTTCGTGGCCTTCCTGGCCCAGACGCTGCACCGGGGCGACGGGGAAGCCCTGGGGCGGGACCACGACCCCCTGGCCGACCGGGACGAGCGGGCCGAGGTGGCCCAGCTCCTGGGCGAAATC
This genomic interval carries:
- a CDS encoding carboxypeptidase-like regulatory domain-containing protein, with translation MHPLHRPAVHIVLLLAVTAAPALARTAVAGQTYSNTDYGFQVTAPAGWTITQNVGSALVLLESPDGQSNFRAYGKLLAGLTSPSEHRRVSKSQYGIRGRETTVQALIESWEGREPVYLPMPSGTAPVEVQPGPLEGEALHEGTRPVVAEPSEASYATGKTTTAAALPEPSEASYAPGKTDEDYNPDAGEAVVENLTIMQALVMLQGTTGAPYADAETRRRRLELEKDKPAETTDPLASVLAELALGPPFLAVYEQELGDPVTGEVRRTTQLACFVLRNMVGYTFVASMPTERFESSLWDMTGIFQSLQIPTLEGGSFSSSGALNMDPQTTGVIVGKVLIRGTPVPGASVLLYRTEEDYRAGRVYKTCTSNFIGEFQLIGVPPGTYFLLEATADLGGEILYTYLPVTQIKVQRGFGSFYNLELDQAQ